In the Octadecabacter sp. SW4 genome, one interval contains:
- a CDS encoding 2Fe-2S iron-sulfur cluster-binding protein: MAKITYVEHGGKEHIVEVANGLTVMEGARDNGIPGIEADCGGACACSTCHVYVDPAWVEKLPAKDPMEEDMLDFAYEPDPDRSRLTCQLKVTDALDGLRVQMPEKQI, translated from the coding sequence ATGGCAAAAATCACCTACGTCGAACATGGCGGCAAGGAACACATCGTCGAGGTTGCCAACGGGCTGACCGTGATGGAGGGCGCGCGCGACAACGGCATTCCGGGGATCGAGGCCGATTGCGGCGGCGCCTGCGCCTGTTCCACCTGCCACGTTTATGTTGATCCGGCCTGGGTCGAAAAGCTGCCCGCCAAGGACCCGATGGAAGAAGACATGCTTGATTTCGCCTATGAACCCGATCCCGACCGCTCGCGCCTGACGTGCCAGCTGAAGGTGACGGATGCGCTGGATGGTTTGCGCGTGCAGATGCCCGAAAAGCAGATCTGA
- a CDS encoding VCBS repeat-containing protein, translating to MRLCALALALWPVLAGAEPITAARYSEPTTRYDHGVLGDAVEWGALEMDVGGREITLRLPETHVFEDIAPRLVTLPDGDVVVMTVETSIAQGARLALYDENGVVAATPYIGQTNRWLAPIGAADLDGDGAIEVAYIDRPHLARILRVWRYADGALTFVAQTPGLTNHRIGESDIGGGLRDCNGVIEMITANADWTRVMATRLVDGTLVSRDMGPHRGRADLTAAQCC from the coding sequence ATGCGGTTGTGTGCACTTGCCCTGGCCCTTTGGCCCGTTTTGGCGGGTGCCGAACCGATCACCGCCGCGCGCTACAGTGAACCGACAACCCGTTACGATCACGGCGTGCTTGGCGATGCTGTGGAATGGGGCGCGCTGGAAATGGATGTCGGGGGGCGCGAGATCACCCTGCGGCTTCCTGAAACCCATGTATTCGAGGATATCGCGCCGCGCCTTGTGACCCTGCCCGATGGGGATGTGGTTGTGATGACAGTCGAAACCTCGATCGCCCAAGGCGCGCGGCTTGCGCTTTACGATGAAAATGGCGTGGTGGCTGCGACCCCCTACATTGGCCAGACCAACCGCTGGCTTGCGCCCATCGGTGCGGCTGATCTGGACGGCGACGGGGCGATTGAGGTTGCCTATATCGACCGCCCGCATCTGGCGCGCATCCTGCGGGTCTGGCGTTACGCTGACGGCGCGCTGACATTTGTGGCGCAAACCCCGGGCCTGACCAACCACCGCATCGGCGAAAGCGATATCGGCGGGGGCTTGCGCGATTGCAACGGCGTGATCGAGATGATCACCGCCAATGCCGACTGGACCCGCGTGATGGCTACACGTCTTGTGGATGGCACTTTGGTGTCCCGCGATATGGGGCCGCACCGCGGGCGCGCGGACCTGACGGCGGCGCAGTGCTGCTAA
- a CDS encoding adenosylcobinamide-GDP ribazoletransferase has translation MRNADISHTRPLMTAQDVPAALGLLTRLPVRIDIDRATARGAAAAWAFPLAGVVVAGITALIGAFALWVGTPVMIVAGLILAVQIVVTGAMHEDGLADSADGLWGGWEIARRLEIMKDSAIGTYGVLALGVSLLLRWAALVAILSAGFLWAPLIVVATVSRAPMVTMMAALPNARAGGLSQSVGRPSGATAALAGLIALAVTVVFLPWSAFAVLLVVALAGIACAVIAMAKIKGQTGDILGATQQICEIAALTVLAAHLG, from the coding sequence ATGCGCAATGCCGACATTTCGCACACACGCCCGTTGATGACGGCGCAGGACGTGCCTGCAGCACTGGGTTTGCTGACCCGGCTGCCGGTGCGGATCGACATAGATCGCGCCACGGCACGCGGCGCGGCGGCGGCTTGGGCCTTTCCGCTTGCGGGCGTTGTCGTGGCGGGAATTACCGCGCTGATCGGCGCGTTTGCCCTTTGGGTTGGCACGCCCGTCATGATCGTCGCCGGTCTGATCCTTGCCGTGCAGATCGTTGTCACCGGGGCGATGCACGAAGACGGGCTGGCCGACAGCGCTGACGGATTGTGGGGCGGTTGGGAGATCGCCCGCCGCCTTGAGATCATGAAGGACAGCGCGATTGGCACCTACGGCGTTCTGGCATTGGGGGTGTCGCTGTTGCTGCGGTGGGCGGCACTGGTTGCGATCCTGTCGGCGGGGTTTCTTTGGGCGCCGCTGATCGTTGTTGCCACTGTCAGCCGCGCGCCGATGGTGACGATGATGGCGGCCCTGCCCAATGCGCGCGCCGGTGGTCTGAGCCAAAGCGTCGGTCGCCCGAGCGGCGCGACAGCTGCCCTTGCCGGCCTGATCGCGCTGGCGGTTACGGTGGTATTCTTACCGTGGTCGGCCTTTGCGGTGCTCTTGGTCGTGGCCCTGGCGGGGATCGCTTGCGCCGTGATCGCGATGGCCAAGATCAAAGGCCAGACCGGCGACATTCTGGGCGCGACCCAACAAATCTGTGAAATTGCCGCCTTGACCGTATTGGCCGCACATCTGGGTTAG
- the cobT gene encoding nicotinate-nucleotide--dimethylbenzimidazole phosphoribosyltransferase yields MPAPFTTLDEFRATLAAAPAADETARAGAAARNGQLTKPPGALGRLEDLAIWYGAWRGTETPEIRNPQVIVFAGNHGVCAQGVSAFPPEVTVQMVANFEHGGAAINQLSKAFGARMDVHALSLDAPTADFTAGPAMSEDEVIAALRTGWEAVDPAADLLVTGEMGIGNTTSAAAIATALFGGDPADWTGRGTGVDDAGLARKTDVVARGLAANPSAAKDPLAALRCLGGRELAAMAGAIAAARAQRIPVILDGFICTAAAATLAQAQAGALDHAVAGHQSAEGAHAALLAKIDKEPLLQLGLRLGEGSGAALAIGILKGAVACHSGMATFAEAGVAAG; encoded by the coding sequence ATGCCAGCCCCCTTTACCACATTGGACGAATTTCGCGCGACCCTTGCTGCTGCACCCGCCGCCGATGAAACCGCCCGCGCGGGGGCTGCGGCCCGCAATGGTCAGCTTACCAAACCGCCGGGTGCGCTGGGGCGGCTTGAAGACCTTGCGATCTGGTATGGCGCGTGGCGCGGCACCGAGACGCCGGAAATCAGAAACCCGCAAGTGATTGTTTTCGCAGGTAATCACGGCGTCTGCGCGCAGGGTGTATCGGCCTTTCCGCCCGAAGTGACGGTGCAGATGGTCGCCAATTTCGAACACGGCGGTGCCGCGATCAACCAGCTTTCCAAAGCCTTCGGTGCGCGCATGGACGTGCATGCCCTGTCGCTTGACGCGCCCACCGCCGATTTCACCGCCGGTCCCGCAATGTCCGAGGACGAGGTGATCGCGGCGCTGCGCACCGGTTGGGAGGCGGTTGATCCGGCAGCCGATCTACTGGTGACGGGCGAAATGGGAATCGGCAACACCACATCCGCCGCCGCCATCGCAACGGCGTTGTTTGGCGGTGACCCGGCTGACTGGACGGGGCGCGGCACTGGCGTCGATGATGCAGGCCTTGCCCGCAAGACCGATGTGGTTGCGCGCGGGTTGGCCGCGAACCCAAGCGCGGCCAAAGACCCGCTTGCGGCCCTGCGTTGCCTTGGCGGGCGCGAGCTTGCGGCGATGGCCGGGGCAATTGCCGCCGCGCGCGCGCAGCGCATCCCGGTAATCCTTGACGGGTTCATCTGCACCGCTGCCGCCGCAACTTTGGCGCAGGCGCAGGCGGGCGCGCTGGATCACGCGGTTGCGGGGCATCAAAGCGCGGAAGGGGCGCATGCGGCTTTGCTCGCCAAGATCGACAAGGAACCACTGCTGCAACTTGGCTTGCGCCTTGGCGAAGGGTCGGGCGCGGCACTGGCGATTGGTATCCTCAAGGGGGCGGTGGCCTGCCATTCCGGCATGGCCACCTTTGCCGAGGCAGGTGTAGCCGCGGGTTAG
- a CDS encoding cation:proton antiporter, which produces MESFLFQATIYLGAAVIAVPLAARLGLGSVLGYLLAGIVIGPVLGLVGTETVDLQHFAEFGVVMMLFLIGLELEPRALWDMRHRLVGLGGAQIGLTTALIMAAGMFLGLAWPTALAVGMIFALSSTAIVLQTLSEKGLMQTGGGRSTFSVLLTQDIAVIPMLALLPLLVISAPVAFAPDGSMQLVTEDQHASAASEGALSLVEGLPGWGVTLVTLGAVAVIILAGIFLTRPVFRYIHHARLREMYTALALLMVVSIAVLMGMVGLSPALGTFLAGVVLANSEFRHELESDLEPFKGLLLGLFFITVGAGINFAVLFGDPARILGLTAGVIVTKGAVLYLLARLFKLHGRDRWLFTLGLAQAGEFGFVLISFSLQQGVLGQGLSETLLLVVALSMLVTPLLFIVFELLSRNMTGDQDHPADEIDEVGQVIIAGIGRFGQVVNRLVQASGFSTVVIDNNLTTVQTMRTFGFKGFFGDPTRPDLLHAAGLDDATVLVVALDDRAASLRLVRYARKERPDLHIVARAHDRIHVYELYQAGADDIVREMFDSSLRAGRYVLENMGLSEFEANEAEMAFYHQDRASLRDLAELWKPDVPIEQNAAYVARAREMNKALETELTAKLDDEKVKRGAAGGRPKA; this is translated from the coding sequence ATGGAAAGTTTCCTGTTCCAAGCAACGATCTATCTTGGCGCTGCGGTGATCGCGGTGCCTTTGGCTGCGCGCCTCGGGCTTGGCTCGGTGCTTGGCTATTTGTTGGCCGGGATCGTGATCGGCCCCGTGCTTGGTCTTGTGGGCACCGAGACGGTGGATTTGCAGCATTTCGCTGAATTTGGCGTGGTAATGATGCTGTTCCTGATCGGGCTGGAGCTTGAACCGCGCGCGCTTTGGGATATGCGGCACCGGCTGGTCGGCCTTGGCGGCGCGCAGATCGGTCTGACAACGGCCCTGATCATGGCGGCGGGCATGTTTCTTGGCCTCGCATGGCCCACCGCGCTGGCTGTCGGGATGATCTTTGCGCTGTCGTCAACGGCGATCGTTTTGCAGACCCTTTCGGAAAAGGGATTGATGCAGACCGGTGGCGGACGTTCGACGTTTTCGGTGCTGCTGACGCAGGATATTGCAGTAATCCCGATGCTGGCGCTTTTGCCGCTGCTGGTCATTTCCGCGCCTGTCGCGTTTGCGCCGGACGGATCGATGCAGCTCGTGACGGAAGACCAACACGCGTCTGCCGCAAGCGAGGGGGCGCTGAGCCTTGTAGAGGGTCTGCCCGGATGGGGCGTTACGCTTGTGACGCTGGGCGCGGTGGCCGTGATCATTCTGGCCGGCATATTTCTGACCCGACCGGTGTTTCGCTATATCCACCACGCCCGCCTGCGCGAAATGTATACGGCGCTGGCCCTGTTGATGGTGGTCTCGATTGCCGTGCTGATGGGCATGGTTGGCCTGTCGCCCGCCTTGGGCACGTTTCTGGCGGGGGTCGTTCTGGCCAACTCGGAGTTCCGCCACGAGCTGGAAAGCGACCTTGAACCCTTCAAGGGGCTGTTGCTGGGGCTGTTCTTTATCACTGTCGGGGCGGGTATCAATTTTGCCGTTCTATTCGGTGACCCGGCGCGTATTCTGGGGCTGACGGCGGGCGTGATCGTTACTAAGGGTGCGGTGCTCTATCTACTGGCCCGCCTGTTCAAATTACACGGGCGCGACCGCTGGTTGTTCACGCTGGGCCTCGCGCAGGCAGGTGAATTCGGCTTTGTGCTGATCTCTTTTTCGCTACAGCAAGGTGTGCTGGGCCAAGGCCTGTCCGAGACCCTGTTGCTGGTCGTTGCCCTTTCGATGCTGGTCACGCCACTGTTGTTCATTGTCTTTGAATTGCTGAGCCGGAACATGACTGGCGATCAGGATCATCCCGCGGATGAAATAGACGAGGTCGGACAGGTGATCATCGCCGGAATCGGGCGCTTTGGGCAGGTCGTGAACCGGCTTGTGCAGGCTTCGGGCTTTAGCACAGTGGTAATCGACAACAATCTGACGACAGTGCAGACCATGCGCACCTTTGGCTTCAAGGGGTTCTTTGGCGATCCGACCCGCCCCGATCTGTTACACGCCGCCGGGCTGGACGACGCGACGGTGCTGGTCGTCGCCCTTGACGATCGCGCGGCCTCTTTGCGGTTGGTGAGATATGCCCGCAAGGAGCGCCCCGATTTGCACATCGTCGCGCGCGCCCATGACCGCATTCATGTTTATGAACTCTATCAGGCCGGTGCAGATGACATCGTGCGCGAAATGTTTGACAGTTCGCTGCGCGCAGGCCGCTATGTGCTTGAAAATATGGGTCTTTCTGAATTCGAGGCGAATGAGGCCGAAATGGCGTTCTACCATCAGGATCGCGCATCGCTGCGCGATCTGGCCGAATTGTGGAAGCCGGATGTGCCGATCGAACAGAACGCGGCCTATGTGGCCCGCGCGCGCGAGATGAACAAGGCGCTTGAGACCGAACTGACCGCGAAACTTGATGATGAAAAGGTCAAAAGGGGCGCCGCTGGCGGGCGCCCCAAGGCCTAA
- a CDS encoding O-acetylhomoserine aminocarboxypropyltransferase/cysteine synthase family protein: MTDTPTLGFDTLQIHAGANPDPATGARQVPIYQTTAYVFRDADHAAKLFNLEEVGYIYSRLTNPTVSALAERICALEGGVGAVCCSSGHAAQIMALFPLMGPGKNIVASTRLYGGTITQFSQTIKRFGWSATFVDFDDLDAVKAAIDDDTRAIFGEAIANPGGYIMDVRAVADIADAAGIPLIIDNTTATPYLCRPIDLGATLVVHSTTKYLTGNGTVTGGCVVDSGKFDWTASDKFPSLSAPEPAYHGLNFGEALGPMAFTFHSIAIGLRDLGMTMNPQAAHYTLLGIETLSLRMDRHVQNAQAVAKWLEADPRVDYVTYAGLESSPYFARVKDVCPKGAGALFTFAVKGGYDACVKLVDNLEIFSHVANLGDTRSLIIHSASTTHRQLSPEQQEAAGAGPNVVRLSIGIESVDDLIADLDQALTKATA, translated from the coding sequence ATGACCGACACGCCGACACTTGGTTTCGACACGCTGCAAATTCACGCGGGCGCGAACCCCGACCCCGCAACCGGTGCCCGTCAGGTGCCGATTTACCAAACCACGGCCTATGTGTTTCGCGACGCCGATCATGCGGCAAAGCTGTTTAACCTTGAAGAGGTCGGCTATATTTATTCGCGCCTGACCAACCCCACCGTGTCGGCCCTGGCCGAGCGGATCTGTGCGCTTGAAGGCGGCGTTGGTGCCGTGTGCTGTTCAAGCGGACACGCGGCGCAGATCATGGCGCTGTTCCCGTTGATGGGGCCGGGCAAGAACATCGTCGCCTCGACCCGTCTTTATGGTGGCACGATCACGCAGTTCAGCCAGACCATCAAACGCTTTGGCTGGTCCGCCACTTTCGTCGATTTCGACGATCTGGATGCAGTGAAGGCGGCGATTGACGATGACACCCGTGCCATCTTCGGCGAGGCGATTGCCAATCCGGGCGGGTATATCATGGATGTGCGTGCGGTGGCCGATATTGCCGACGCGGCGGGAATTCCGCTGATTATCGACAACACCACGGCCACGCCATACCTGTGCCGCCCGATTGATCTGGGCGCGACTCTGGTTGTGCATTCCACGACCAAATATCTGACAGGCAATGGCACCGTTACCGGTGGATGTGTGGTGGATTCGGGCAAGTTCGACTGGACCGCGAGCGACAAGTTCCCGTCCCTGTCAGCGCCCGAGCCAGCCTATCACGGGTTGAACTTTGGCGAGGCACTTGGGCCGATGGCCTTTACCTTTCATTCCATCGCGATTGGTCTGCGTGATCTTGGGATGACGATGAACCCGCAGGCGGCGCATTACACCTTGCTGGGTATCGAAACCCTGTCGCTGCGCATGGATCGCCACGTGCAGAACGCACAGGCCGTGGCCAAATGGCTTGAGGCGGACCCGCGTGTGGATTACGTGACCTACGCGGGGCTGGAAAGCTCGCCCTACTTTGCCCGGGTCAAGGATGTCTGCCCCAAGGGCGCGGGCGCGCTGTTCACCTTTGCCGTGAAGGGCGGATATGACGCCTGCGTCAAACTGGTCGATAACCTTGAGATTTTCAGCCATGTGGCCAACCTTGGGGACACCCGCAGCCTGATCATCCATTCGGCCAGCACGACCCACCGCCAGTTGTCGCCTGAACAACAAGAAGCCGCAGGTGCCGGCCCGAATGTTGTCCGCCTGTCGATCGGCATTGAAAGCGTTGACGATCTGATTGCCGATCTGGATCAGGCCCTGACCAAGGCAACCGCCTGA
- a CDS encoding VOC family protein, translating to MPHPFHLAFNVRDLDAARDFYSGHMGAREGRSTATWVDFDFFGHQLSLHLGEPMATAATGKVGDHMVPMPHFGIVLPLGDWQALADRLTSLNTDFIVAPSVRFRGEPGEQWTMFFRDPSGNPIEIKGLADNADIFKRA from the coding sequence ATGCCACATCCATTCCATCTGGCCTTTAATGTTCGCGATCTTGACGCCGCGCGCGACTTTTATTCCGGTCACATGGGCGCGCGCGAGGGGCGCAGCACGGCGACCTGGGTCGATTTCGACTTTTTCGGTCACCAACTGAGTCTGCACCTGGGCGAACCGATGGCCACGGCGGCAACGGGCAAGGTCGGCGATCACATGGTGCCGATGCCGCACTTCGGGATCGTGCTGCCATTGGGTGACTGGCAGGCGCTTGCAGACAGGCTAACCAGCCTCAACACGGATTTCATCGTCGCGCCTTCGGTGCGTTTCCGGGGTGAACCCGGCGAACAATGGACGATGTTTTTCCGCGACCCGTCAGGAAACCCAATCGAAATCAAAGGATTGGCAGACAACGCTGATATCTTCAAGCGTGCCTAG